One stretch of Cheilinus undulatus linkage group 5, ASM1832078v1, whole genome shotgun sequence DNA includes these proteins:
- the egr3 gene encoding early growth response protein 3 isoform X1, with amino-acid sequence MTGKLAEKLPLTMSSLINTIPDSLYPEEDIPTSMNIFTSTESINHYSQMNTDNIMDLGMGSEKTSAEIQYGSSFQSNRSGQTVTYLGKFAFDTPPSGGIGGSGWCSDNNIISLVSAGILGVSPSPGTVTTQTSSSAASMGGQTSDMEQVYGPPLPAYSTCGDLYQDQVSFHHSPATSTALAYPGNDYHSTSKAPMDGSLFSMIPDYNLFHHQGEVGVMEHKPFQTMDPIRVNPPPITPLETIRAFKDKQQIHPGFIGGQQHPPQHHPPPQTLTLKPIRPRKYPNRPSKTPVHERPHACPAENCDRRFSRSDELTRHLRIHTGHKPFQCRICMRSFSRSDHLTTHIRTHTGEKPFSCEFCGRKFARSDERKRHAKVHLKQKDKKPTDKNSGAAGSHSSPPSSCGGPTVGTS; translated from the exons ATGACAGGGAAACTAGCGGAGAAGCTCCCTCTTACCATGAGCAGTTTAATAAACACGATCCCTGACAGTCTGTACCCAGAAGAGGACATCCCGACGTCTATGAATATTTTCACCAGTACGGAATCTATTAACCACTactcacagatgaacacag ATAATATCATGGATCTGGGCATGGGGAGTGAGAAGACATCAGCAGAGATTCAGTATGGATCCAGCTTTCAGTCCAACCGCAGCGGGCAGACTGTCACCTATCTGGGGAAGTTTGCCTTTGACACCCCTCCGTCAGGTGGCATCGGTGGCTCCGGCTGGTGCTCTGACAACAACATCATCAGCCTCGTCAGCGCGGGGATCCTGGGCGTTTCTCCATCACCTGGCACAGTAACGACGCAGACATCATCCTCCGCAGCCAGCATGGGCGGACAGACATCAGACATGGAGCAGGTATACGGTCCTCCTCTGCCTGCATACTCCACCTGCGGCGACCTGTACCAGGACCAGGTCTCCTTCCACCACAGCCCGGCCACCAGCACGGCGCTCGCCTACCCTGGCAATGACTATCACTCCACATCCAAAGCCCCCATGGATGGAAGCCTTTTCTCCATGATCCCTGACTACAACCTTTTCCATCATCAGGGGGAGGTTGGAGTGATGGAGCACAAGCCCTTCCAGACAATGGACCCCATCCGAGTCAACCCTCCACCCATCACCCCCCTGGAGACCATCAGAGCGTTCAAAGACAAGCAGCAGATTCACCCAGGTTTCATCGGCGGGCAGCAGCACCCTCCTCAGCACCACCCACCGCCACAGACTCTCACCCTCAAACCCATCCGGCCGAGGAAGTACCCCAACCGCCCCAGCAAAACCCCCGTCCACGAACGTCCGCACGCCTGTCCCGCAGAGAACTGTGACAGACGCTTCTCGCGTTCAGACGAGCTCACACGTCACCTCCGCATCCACACAGGTCACAAACCCTTCCAGTGCAGAATATGCATGCGCTCCTTCAGCCGGAGCGACCACCTGACCACGCACATCCGCACGCACACGGGGGAGAAACCCTTCTCCTGTGAGTTCTGTGGACGCAAGTTTGCCAGGAGTGACGAGAGAAAGAGACATGCAAAGGTTCACCTGAAACAGAAGGACAAGAAGCCGACTGATAAGAACAGTGGGGCTGCTGGGAGCCACAGCTCGCCTCCCAGCTCCTGTGGGGGGCCGACAGTGGGGACATCATGA
- the egr3 gene encoding early growth response protein 3 isoform X2 gives MDLGMGSEKTSAEIQYGSSFQSNRSGQTVTYLGKFAFDTPPSGGIGGSGWCSDNNIISLVSAGILGVSPSPGTVTTQTSSSAASMGGQTSDMEQVYGPPLPAYSTCGDLYQDQVSFHHSPATSTALAYPGNDYHSTSKAPMDGSLFSMIPDYNLFHHQGEVGVMEHKPFQTMDPIRVNPPPITPLETIRAFKDKQQIHPGFIGGQQHPPQHHPPPQTLTLKPIRPRKYPNRPSKTPVHERPHACPAENCDRRFSRSDELTRHLRIHTGHKPFQCRICMRSFSRSDHLTTHIRTHTGEKPFSCEFCGRKFARSDERKRHAKVHLKQKDKKPTDKNSGAAGSHSSPPSSCGGPTVGTS, from the coding sequence ATGGATCTGGGCATGGGGAGTGAGAAGACATCAGCAGAGATTCAGTATGGATCCAGCTTTCAGTCCAACCGCAGCGGGCAGACTGTCACCTATCTGGGGAAGTTTGCCTTTGACACCCCTCCGTCAGGTGGCATCGGTGGCTCCGGCTGGTGCTCTGACAACAACATCATCAGCCTCGTCAGCGCGGGGATCCTGGGCGTTTCTCCATCACCTGGCACAGTAACGACGCAGACATCATCCTCCGCAGCCAGCATGGGCGGACAGACATCAGACATGGAGCAGGTATACGGTCCTCCTCTGCCTGCATACTCCACCTGCGGCGACCTGTACCAGGACCAGGTCTCCTTCCACCACAGCCCGGCCACCAGCACGGCGCTCGCCTACCCTGGCAATGACTATCACTCCACATCCAAAGCCCCCATGGATGGAAGCCTTTTCTCCATGATCCCTGACTACAACCTTTTCCATCATCAGGGGGAGGTTGGAGTGATGGAGCACAAGCCCTTCCAGACAATGGACCCCATCCGAGTCAACCCTCCACCCATCACCCCCCTGGAGACCATCAGAGCGTTCAAAGACAAGCAGCAGATTCACCCAGGTTTCATCGGCGGGCAGCAGCACCCTCCTCAGCACCACCCACCGCCACAGACTCTCACCCTCAAACCCATCCGGCCGAGGAAGTACCCCAACCGCCCCAGCAAAACCCCCGTCCACGAACGTCCGCACGCCTGTCCCGCAGAGAACTGTGACAGACGCTTCTCGCGTTCAGACGAGCTCACACGTCACCTCCGCATCCACACAGGTCACAAACCCTTCCAGTGCAGAATATGCATGCGCTCCTTCAGCCGGAGCGACCACCTGACCACGCACATCCGCACGCACACGGGGGAGAAACCCTTCTCCTGTGAGTTCTGTGGACGCAAGTTTGCCAGGAGTGACGAGAGAAAGAGACATGCAAAGGTTCACCTGAAACAGAAGGACAAGAAGCCGACTGATAAGAACAGTGGGGCTGCTGGGAGCCACAGCTCGCCTCCCAGCTCCTGTGGGGGGCCGACAGTGGGGACATCATGA